CTCCAGGAGTTCGTCATGGCGCTTTTCCTCTCCGGGCCGGACACGCGGACCGTGCCGGTCGAGGCGTGGAACTCGCTTCGACAGAGCCTCGACCCGCTCGTGAGCGTCGTCTCGACGATCCTCCTCGCCGCGGTCGTGCTGCTGGTGGTGTCTGCCGGCGCGCTGGTCGGGCTCGACCGCTTCGCGGCGGAGACCTGACCGCCGCCCCCGGACCGTCTGACGGTGCCGACCGGGGCTCGCCGTCTCCCCGCGCTCGCCCGTGCGCTCACGGCGCAGGTCCGAGCCGTCAGCCGAACGTGACGTACAGTTCGTGGCCGTCCGGACACCGTATCCGGCGGGTTTTCGAATCGTCGTTCGCGTTCGGCGCGGCGTCCGGTTCGCTGGAGACCGCAGTTATCGCCGCGTCGTGGGGGACACCGATGGATGCCGTCGCCCCACACACTGGACAGTCTACGTCGACCACGATAGCGGCGCTTCACGACCGGGGGTGAAATAGGTGGCTACCGAGCGGCGCCGAAATGTGCGGGACCGGACGCCGATACGCCGTCACAGCGCCGCCGCTTCGCGGTGAGTGACGAAGCGGAGTGACGCGAGGGGCGTCAGCGTATCACAAAAGCGGGATACGTTTATACCAGAAATACAATACTTTTATCTTCTTATAAGATAACGTAGTCGTAGAAAAGTGATTCGTTGGGCCCACAGTTATTGACAGCAGTAGCAGTACTCATCTGTGATATATAGCCGAATAACGGCCACAAACCGTTGATAAATCCTTTCTCTGCCTTTTAGTTGGCAGAAATAGCTATTCAACAAGTTTTTCTTCATATACGGGCAGTCGTGCGCCGTGTCGATTTGTCGTGAGCGATTTTACTACCCAAGGCATCCGTAGGAAACCTTAAGACGGCAATATTCGACCATACAACGTGAACGAGATCCGGATCGAGATAGTGACTTCGCGGCCGGTCGGTGACGAGGCCGCTGTCGGAGACATAGGAGAGCCAGTACAATATATCAGATTTGCAGGTATCCTATAACTTTTATACAATTCGGCATCCGGAACCGTTCGCAGACATTCGCGGCCGAGATCGTACCGGTCGACTCGCGGCGGTCGTCACCGCGACTCGCGCGACAGGGTGTCGTGAGAAGTCACTCGCTGCCGAGCCGTCGGGGTCGGTTCGACGGTCGCGCTCAGGCTGGGACGATGGTTACCGGCACCGTCGATTCGAGCGCCACCGACTGCGTCACGCTCCCGAAGAGCGCCTTCCCGGCCGGCGAGCGCTTTCGTCCGCACAACACCACTTCGTCGACGCCGAGCTCGTCCGACAGCTCGACGACCGACTCCGCAACCGGCACGTACAGCTCGCGCTGTTCGGTCGCGATGCCGGCCTCGGAGAGGATGTCCAGCGCTTTGATGACGCCCGGACTCTCCTCGTCGAATTGCTCTTCGCCGGGGCTGCTCGCCTCGTCGCGATAGGCGTGTGCGACCGTGACGGTGACGTCGTCCGTCGCGCCGGGGAGCCCCGAGACGTACCGGGCCTGTGCGGCCGCCCGATCGGTGTTGTCGTCTACCGGGAGTAGTATCTCGTACATCGTATGCGAACGATCAGCGCGTGTCGATAAATACGTTCCCCCGGCCGGCGGGGAATAGCCGGTCGTCGCCGGTCGAGAGCCCGCCGAGCGGGCGGCCGCCGAGGGGACGCCGAGCGGGCCCGAGAGTCGGCTGTCGTGACCGCAACACCTACGTTCCGGACGCGAATACTCGAGGTGTATGCAAGCAGTCCGCATAGCCGGTGCTGGTTCGACAGCGTTCGGTGTCTCACCCGAGCGAACCGGCCGCGACCTCTTCGGGGAGGCGGCCCGCATCGCCATCGACGACTCCGGCGTCCCGAGGGCGGACGTCGACCGCCTCTGTTACGGGAACTTCGTCGGCACGGTCACCGAGCGCCAGGGCCACCAGGGGCCGCTGATGGCGGCGGCCGCCGGCGTGACCGCCCCGGCGACGCGGTACGAGAGCGCGTGTGCCTCGGGCGGCGTCGCGCTGAAGAGCGCGGTCGAGGCGGTCCGGTCGGGGGCGGCCGACGTCGTCCTCGTCGGCGGGATGGAACGGATGCACAACGTCACGACCGAGCGGGCGACCGAGGGGTTGGCGATGGCGGCGGACGACCTCTACGAGAGCCGCGCCGGCGTGACGTTCCCCGGCGCGTACGCGCTCATGGCGCGGGCGTACTTCGCGGAGTTCGGCGGGACGCGGGCGGAGTTGGCCGCGGTGGCGGTGAAGAACCACCGCAACGCCCTCGGCAACGAGACCGCCCAGTTCCAGCGGGAGATCACGCCGACCGACGTGCTCGAAGCGCCGACCGTCGCCGACCCGCTCGGGCTGTACGACGCCTGCCCGATCACGGACGGGGCGAGCGCGTGCGTCCTCGTCAGCGAGGAATACGCAGCAGAACACGACCTGCACGCGCCCGTCGAGATCACCGGCGCCGGACAGGGGACCGACTCGCTGGCCTTACAGCAGCGCGAGTCGCTCACCCGGACCCCGGCGACGACCCGCGCGGCGACGACCGCCTACGACGAGGCCGACATCGCTCCCGGCGACATCGACCTGCTCGAAGTCCACGACTGCTTCACGATCGCCGAGGTGCTGGCGCTCGAGGGGTTGGGACTGTACGACCCCGGCGCCGCAATCGACGCGGCGGCGACCGGCGAGACGACCGCCGACGGCGACCTCCCGGTCAACCTCTCCGGCGGCCTGAAGGCGAAGGGCCACCCGGTCGGCGCCACGGGCGTGAGCCAGGTCGTCGAGCTGACGAAGCTGCTCCGCGGCGACCACGTCAACAGCGCCGCGGTCCCGGACGCCACGGTCGCCCTCGCGCACAACGCCGGGGGCACCGTCGCGAGCGCGACGGTCCACGTCCTGGAGGTGTGCGCGTGATGCGGGCGCAGCGAGAAGACGGCTACGACGACCTGCTCGACGCGCTCGCCGACGACGACGGCTACTACTACGCGTGTCCGGCGGGTCACGGGTCGCTCCCGCCCCGAGAGGTGTGTCCGACCTGCGGCGACGACGAGTTGACGACGGAGCCGCTGCCCGACACGGGAACGGTCGTCACGTTCACCGAAATCGCCGTCCCGAGCCCCTCCTTCAGCGGGCAGACGCCCGTGGTCGTCATCGCCGACTTCGGGCCGGTCCGTCTGACCGGCCGGTTCGTCGACGAACCGGACCGGCTCGAAGTGGGGAGCGCGGTGGCGCCGACGGTCGCGTCCTCGCCGGACGGCGGCCGTCACGTCGGCGTTCGGCTGGCGTCCGAGCGGTGACCGGCGTCGAGCGGTGATCTGTGCGCGACCCGTGGGTCGAACGCCGCGCGCTGCGCGCGAACGCGGTCGGTCCCGCGACGCCGGAACTCGTAAATCGTCGCTCCCGATAACACTATACCGCCCGATTCGCATGGTGTCGGTATGCAACGCACTCTCGAAGCGATGACGCCGACCGTCTCCGAGTCGGCGTTCGTCTCGGACCAGTCGTACCTGATCGGTGATGTCGTGGTCGGCGACCGCGCGAGCCTCTGGCCGTTCACCTGTCTCCGCGGAGACGGCGGCGCCACGGTCGTCGGCGAGGAGACGAACGTCCAGGAGTTCACGATGCTCCACGGCGCGATTCTCGGCGACGCGGTCACCGTCGGCCACAACGCCGTCGTCGACTACGCGACCGTCGAGGACCACTCGCTCGTGGGGATGGGGAGCCGCGTCCTTCGGGACGCGACGGTCGAGTCCGACTGTATCGTCGCCGCCGGCGCGGTGGTTCTCCAAGATCAGACGATTCCGGAGGGCCACCTCGCGTACGGCGCGCCGGCCGAGACGAAGCCGCTCACCGACGCCCAGCGCGACGAGATCGACCGCGTCCACCAGCATTACGTCGACCTCGGGCGTCGGTACAAGGCGGAGGGGGGCTTCGAGTAGTCGGAGCGATCGAGAGCGAGAACGTCCGCCGTCGACCGCGACGTACCGGCGAGTTCGCCGCGGAGACCCCGATATTTTATGTCTGTTGCTGTCGCACCCTTGAGGTACACACCCATGACAGAGGACACCCACGAAGAGCCATCCATCGTCCACGAACCGAGCCAAGCGTTCGTGGAGTCGACGAACGTCTACGAGTTCATGCAGGCGTACGGAATCGACGACTACGACGAACTCATCCGCCGGACCACAGAAGAGGTCGACGGCGTCGGGGAATCCGGCGTCGAGTGGTTCTGGGACACGATGCCCGAGTACCTCGACATCGACTTCTACGAGCCGTACGACGCGGTCCGCGACGACAGCGACGGGCCGCAGTTCTCCGACTGGTACCCCGGCGGCGAGATCAACCTCGCGCACAACGTGGTCGACCGCCACGCCGCCGCCGACGCCGAGGAGAGAAACAGCGTCGCGTGTCTCTTCGAGGGCGAACCGGGCGACGTGCGGGAGGTGACGTACCACGAACTCTCGCGGCAGTCGAACAAGGTGGCGAACTACCTCGAATCGGTCGGCATCGAGACCGGCGACACCGTCGGGCTCTATATGCCGATGGTCCCGGAGGTCATCTCCATCCTGTACGGCTGTTTCAAGGTCGGCGCCATCGCGGTCCCGATATTCTCCGGGTTCGGCGTCGAGGCCACGGCCACGCGCATCGAAGACTCGGAGTGCTCGGTGTTGTTCACGGGCGACGGGTTCTACCGCCGAGGCAAGCCGCTCACGCTCAAAGAGGCGGCCGACGACGCCATCGCGGAGGCGGGACACGTCGAGCACACCGTGGTCTACGACCGCCTCGGCGACGACGCCGAGGTCCCGATGGGCGCGCGCGACGAGTGGTGGGACGACGCGATCGAAGGGCGCGACGACGAGTACGACACCAAGTCGCTGCCCTCCTCGCAGGAGTCGATGCTGCTGTACTCGTCGGGGACGACCGGGAAACCGAAGGGGATCGTCCACACCCACGCCGGCGTGCAGATGCAGTGCGCGAAGGAGATCCACTTCGGGTTCGACCACAAGCCCTCGGACCGCTTCTTCTGGGTCTCCGACATCGGCTGGATGATGGGCCCGTGGACGCTCATCGGCAACCACACGTTCGGCGGGACGGTGTTCATGTACGAGGGCGCGCCCGACCACCCCGAGCCGGACCGCTTCTGGGAGATGATCGACCGCCACTCGCTGTCGACGTTCGGCATCTCGCCGACGGCGATCAGGGCGCTCCGCAAACACGGCGACGAGTGGGTCGAGGGCCACGACCTCTCGTCGATCCGCCTGCTGGGTTCGACGGGCGAGCCGTGGGACCCCGAGTCGTGGCAGTGGTTCTACGAGCACGTCGGGGGGAGCGAGGCCCCGATCATCAACATCTCCGGCGGCACCGAGATCTGCGGCTGCTTCCTCATGCCGATGCCGACCCAGCCGCTGAAACCCACGTCGCTCGGGGGGCCGGGCCTCGGGATGAACATCGACATCGTCGACGAGTCCGGGAGTTCGATCGCCGACGACAACGAGCGCGGGTTCCTCGTCGCGCGCGACTCCTGTCCCTCGACCACCAAGTCGCTGTGGTCGGGCGACGAGCGATACCTGGAGGAGTACTGGTCGACGTGGGACGACCTGTGGGACCACGGCGACTGGGCCCAGAAGGACGAAGACGGGTTCTGGTTCCTCCACGGCCGGGCCGACGACGCGCTCAACGTCGCGGGCCGGAAGGTCGGCCCCGCCGAAATCGAGGGCGTCCTCACCGAACACGACGCCGTGAACCAGGCCGCGGCCGTGGGCGTCCCCGACGACACGACCGGCACCGCGGTCGTGACCTACGTCGTCCTCGAAGACGGCTACGAGGGAAGCGACGACCTCCGTGGCGAACTGTCGGCGCTCGTCGGCGAGGAACACGGCAAGCCGTTCCGCCCGCGCGAGATTCTCTTCGTCTCCGACTTCCCCAAAACGCAGTCGGGTAAGGTGATCCGCCGGGCCATCTCGTCGCTCTACCAGGGCGAGGAACTCGGCGATATGTCGAGCATCGAGAACCCCGAGGCGCTCGACGAGATCGAAGCGGCGTCCTGAGAGGAGGCGGCGCGTGCGGGCGGCGAGGCTGTTTTCTCAGTGGCGAGGTGGTGTGGCGCGGTCCGCGGTCGCTCGGCGGACGCGGTGAGAGCGAGAACGGGGGGCGACCGGTCGCGTCGGCTGCCGATCAGTCCGAGCGCTCGGCGTAGGGCGTCACGCCGGCGGCGTCCATCTGATCGTGGAAGCGCTTCCGCCGGGCCTTCCGCTGTTCGGTCGACATCCGGTCGTTGGTCCAGATCTGGCCGCTGGTGTCCTGGTGGACCTCGCAGGCGTCGAACTCGTCGAGCGCTTCGACGCGCTCGCGCACCTCGTCGTTGATGTCGAGGAAGTACGTGCAGCGCTGTGAGGTGAGGAGGAGGGTTACCTCCACGTCGCGGTCGTCGACGGCGATGGACTCGACGAGCCCCAGATCGAGGATGCTGATCGGGTGGTCGCTCATACAGCTGCAGGGATCGAGCACCTCGTCGAGTTCGGCTTTGACCCGCATCTTGCGCTCGTCGTCGAACTCCGTGTTCGGGGTGACGTGCGTCGCCTCGTCGGTTCGCGCGTATGGGTCGGTGTGTGCAGACATGCTCAGTCGTCGGACGCGAGCGCCGAGTCGGCCTCGTAGGTCGACCACGGCTCGGCGGGGTAGTCGCCGCTCTCTTCGCGCTCCTGCCGGAGCTGGTCCCACTTGTCGCCCTTGATGTCTTTTTTAATCTGCTCGGGGTCCTTATCAAGGAGTTTGAGCGCGTTCTTGCCCAGAATCTTCTCTTTCATGTCCTGTGTGACCTCGGGGTAGTCGTAGTCCTCGATGAGGTCTTCGGGCATCTCGAAGTTCTGGATGCCCTCGATCGGCGGCTGCGGGTGCAGCGCCGTCGCGCCACCGGCGTAGACGATGCGGTCCGGGCCGGCCCAGTAGAGCATCTCGCCGAGCGCCTTCGCGAACTTCCGCGGGCGGGTGTTGACGAGGCAGGCGGTGTTCTCGAGGTTGGCGTAGACGTTGTCGTGGCTCGCCATCGCGAGGACCGTCTCCTCGACGAACGAGAAGCCGGCGTGGATGATCTCGAAGTTGAGGTCGGGGAACGAGTTGGCGGCGTCCTCGATGTCGTCCGGCTTGAAGTAGCGAACTGGCGCCGTCGCGAACGGAATGAACTTGTGGATGGCCAGCGTGTCGACCTCCGAGTCGGCGACGCGCTGGAGCAGCGGCCAGACGGCATCTTCGGTCAGCTGGAGCGAGAGGTCGTTGCCGTTCTGGTAGCGCGCGGGGTAGAACTTGATGCCCTCGACGCCGTCTTTCGCGGCGTACTCCTCGATCTGATCGCCCGCGTCGTCTTCGAGCGGGTTGACGTCGACGTACATCGAGACGCGCTCGGGGTTCTGCTCCATGAACTCGAACCCCTTCTCGCGGGAGACGTACCCGTCGTGGAAGTAGTCGTCGAGCGGCAGCGAGTGGTACACCGAGTAGTCGATCTGACTCTCCAAAAAGAGGAGCCGAGCGAGCTCTTCGGGCTGGTGGTCGCGGTAGAAGACCTCCTCGGACGGCACATACCCGTCGGGGAGAATCTTCGCCCCCATCTCGTACGTCTCGTCGTCCCAGACTTGCGCGTGCGGGTGTTTGTGGTTCTCCGGCGTATGATTGAAGCAGTGTGACACGGAGTCCACTA
This genomic window from Halorubrum sp. PV6 contains:
- a CDS encoding amidohydrolase family protein, producing MLDSDSLVVDSVSHCFNHTPENHKHPHAQVWDDETYEMGAKILPDGYVPSEEVFYRDHQPEELARLLFLESQIDYSVYHSLPLDDYFHDGYVSREKGFEFMEQNPERVSMYVDVNPLEDDAGDQIEEYAAKDGVEGIKFYPARYQNGNDLSLQLTEDAVWPLLQRVADSEVDTLAIHKFIPFATAPVRYFKPDDIEDAANSFPDLNFEIIHAGFSFVEETVLAMASHDNVYANLENTACLVNTRPRKFAKALGEMLYWAGPDRIVYAGGATALHPQPPIEGIQNFEMPEDLIEDYDYPEVTQDMKEKILGKNALKLLDKDPEQIKKDIKGDKWDQLRQEREESGDYPAEPWSTYEADSALASDD
- a CDS encoding gamma carbonic anhydrase family protein, with the protein product MQRTLEAMTPTVSESAFVSDQSYLIGDVVVGDRASLWPFTCLRGDGGATVVGEETNVQEFTMLHGAILGDAVTVGHNAVVDYATVEDHSLVGMGSRVLRDATVESDCIVAAGAVVLQDQTIPEGHLAYGAPAETKPLTDAQRDEIDRVHQHYVDLGRRYKAEGGFE
- a CDS encoding metal-sulfur cluster assembly factor, with the protein product MSAHTDPYARTDEATHVTPNTEFDDERKMRVKAELDEVLDPCSCMSDHPISILDLGLVESIAVDDRDVEVTLLLTSQRCTYFLDINDEVRERVEALDEFDACEVHQDTSGQIWTNDRMSTEQRKARRKRFHDQMDAAGVTPYAERSD
- a CDS encoding universal stress protein gives rise to the protein MYEILLPVDDNTDRAAAQARYVSGLPGATDDVTVTVAHAYRDEASSPGEEQFDEESPGVIKALDILSEAGIATEQRELYVPVAESVVELSDELGVDEVVLCGRKRSPAGKALFGSVTQSVALESTVPVTIVPA
- a CDS encoding AMP-binding protein, giving the protein MTEDTHEEPSIVHEPSQAFVESTNVYEFMQAYGIDDYDELIRRTTEEVDGVGESGVEWFWDTMPEYLDIDFYEPYDAVRDDSDGPQFSDWYPGGEINLAHNVVDRHAAADAEERNSVACLFEGEPGDVREVTYHELSRQSNKVANYLESVGIETGDTVGLYMPMVPEVISILYGCFKVGAIAVPIFSGFGVEATATRIEDSECSVLFTGDGFYRRGKPLTLKEAADDAIAEAGHVEHTVVYDRLGDDAEVPMGARDEWWDDAIEGRDDEYDTKSLPSSQESMLLYSSGTTGKPKGIVHTHAGVQMQCAKEIHFGFDHKPSDRFFWVSDIGWMMGPWTLIGNHTFGGTVFMYEGAPDHPEPDRFWEMIDRHSLSTFGISPTAIRALRKHGDEWVEGHDLSSIRLLGSTGEPWDPESWQWFYEHVGGSEAPIINISGGTEICGCFLMPMPTQPLKPTSLGGPGLGMNIDIVDESGSSIADDNERGFLVARDSCPSTTKSLWSGDERYLEEYWSTWDDLWDHGDWAQKDEDGFWFLHGRADDALNVAGRKVGPAEIEGVLTEHDAVNQAAAVGVPDDTTGTAVVTYVVLEDGYEGSDDLRGELSALVGEEHGKPFRPREILFVSDFPKTQSGKVIRRAISSLYQGEELGDMSSIENPEALDEIEAAS
- a CDS encoding transcriptional regulator, with the protein product MVDVDCPVCGATASIGVPHDAAITAVSSEPDAAPNANDDSKTRRIRCPDGHELYVTFG
- a CDS encoding Zn-ribbon domain-containing OB-fold protein, whose translation is MRAQREDGYDDLLDALADDDGYYYACPAGHGSLPPREVCPTCGDDELTTEPLPDTGTVVTFTEIAVPSPSFSGQTPVVVIADFGPVRLTGRFVDEPDRLEVGSAVAPTVASSPDGGRHVGVRLASER
- a CDS encoding thiolase domain-containing protein → MQAVRIAGAGSTAFGVSPERTGRDLFGEAARIAIDDSGVPRADVDRLCYGNFVGTVTERQGHQGPLMAAAAGVTAPATRYESACASGGVALKSAVEAVRSGAADVVLVGGMERMHNVTTERATEGLAMAADDLYESRAGVTFPGAYALMARAYFAEFGGTRAELAAVAVKNHRNALGNETAQFQREITPTDVLEAPTVADPLGLYDACPITDGASACVLVSEEYAAEHDLHAPVEITGAGQGTDSLALQQRESLTRTPATTRAATTAYDEADIAPGDIDLLEVHDCFTIAEVLALEGLGLYDPGAAIDAAATGETTADGDLPVNLSGGLKAKGHPVGATGVSQVVELTKLLRGDHVNSAAVPDATVALAHNAGGTVASATVHVLEVCA